One region of Thermoanaerobaculia bacterium genomic DNA includes:
- a CDS encoding DUF72 domain-containing protein: protein MSSDDAPPLLFPELARPAAAPGPALPRGFTRFGTATWNYPGWRGIVYPAASPESMSSAERLALYAASGRFDTVEADFTFYRPQTAREWRRYGAALPPGFPVVSKVWEEITCERFPKIERHGPRGGTANPNYLSVEAFRREVLGPAEEGFGDHLGPFVFEFGRDRRPTAERKARFRERLDRFLGALPRERRYAVEIRTREYLDAGHVALLRAHGAAPVLNWWTRMPGLAEQFEVPGTADADFWLARVLVAPGRAYEDAVKLFAPYDRIKEEHPEMRADAVRIAREAEARRKELFLIVNNRAEGSAPYTIDAIKRMIG, encoded by the coding sequence ACGCGTTTCGGCACGGCGACATGGAACTACCCGGGCTGGCGCGGGATCGTCTATCCGGCGGCGTCCCCCGAGAGCATGTCCTCGGCCGAGCGGCTCGCGCTCTACGCGGCGAGCGGCCGGTTCGACACCGTGGAAGCGGACTTCACGTTCTATCGCCCGCAGACGGCGCGCGAGTGGCGCCGGTACGGCGCGGCGCTCCCGCCGGGCTTTCCCGTCGTCTCGAAGGTGTGGGAGGAGATCACGTGCGAGCGATTTCCAAAGATCGAGCGGCATGGCCCCCGGGGAGGGACGGCGAACCCCAATTACCTGAGCGTCGAGGCGTTCCGGCGGGAGGTGCTCGGCCCCGCCGAGGAGGGGTTCGGCGACCACCTGGGCCCGTTCGTCTTCGAGTTCGGCCGCGACCGCCGACCGACAGCGGAAAGAAAGGCCCGTTTCCGGGAGCGGCTCGACCGGTTCCTCGGCGCCCTGCCCCGGGAGCGGCGGTACGCGGTCGAGATTCGGACGCGCGAGTACCTCGACGCCGGCCACGTCGCGCTGCTGCGCGCGCACGGCGCGGCGCCTGTCCTGAACTGGTGGACGCGCATGCCGGGCCTCGCCGAGCAGTTCGAGGTCCCGGGAACGGCCGACGCCGACTTCTGGCTCGCGCGCGTCCTCGTCGCGCCGGGGCGAGCCTACGAGGATGCGGTCAAGCTCTTCGCGCCCTACGACCGGATCAAGGAGGAGCACCCGGAGATGCGCGCCGACGCCGTCCGGATCGCGCGGGAGGCCGAAGCGCGGCGCAAGGAGTTGTTCCTGATCGTGAACAATAGGGCCGAAGGAAGCGCGCCGTATACGATCGACGCCATCAAACGGATGATCGGTTAG
- a CDS encoding CoA transferase: MEQNETPLPLSGILVLDLSRVLAGPYCTMLLADLGARVIKVEHPDGGDTTRGWGPPFDPSGESAYYLSINRNKESIVLDLATEAGRRSVGILAARADVLLENFPPGALDRLGISLPELRRANPRLVTGSVTGFGRVGPDRDAVGFDLLAQAGAGLMWVTGDPDGPPQKVGMAVSDVVAGYNLAVGVLAALVARDRAGKGNAVEVDLFSSTVAMLPNYTQACLVSGIEAARFGTAHGQIVPYQMFEANDGAFILAVGTERQFRNLCDKVVRKPEWGADPRYSSNAARVENRVALVGGLAAIFATRPRDEWLARCRDAGVPAGPVRGPLEALESEQARAMGLRVRDGTFETVASPIRFAGTSAPLSRPPRLGEHTDAIRREFDLP, from the coding sequence ATGGAACAGAACGAAACTCCCCTGCCCCTCTCCGGCATCCTCGTGCTCGACCTGTCGCGCGTCCTCGCGGGACCGTACTGCACGATGCTGCTCGCGGACCTCGGCGCCCGCGTGATCAAGGTCGAGCATCCCGACGGCGGCGACACGACGCGCGGCTGGGGGCCCCCGTTCGATCCGTCCGGAGAGTCCGCTTATTACCTTTCGATCAATCGGAACAAGGAATCGATCGTCCTCGACCTCGCGACGGAGGCCGGCCGCCGCTCGGTCGGGATCCTCGCGGCGCGCGCCGACGTCCTGCTCGAAAATTTTCCTCCCGGCGCGCTGGATCGTCTCGGGATCTCGCTCCCGGAGCTGCGCCGGGCGAATCCCCGGCTCGTCACCGGATCCGTGACCGGCTTCGGCCGGGTCGGCCCGGACCGCGACGCGGTCGGATTCGATCTGCTCGCGCAGGCGGGCGCCGGCCTGATGTGGGTGACGGGCGATCCCGACGGGCCGCCCCAGAAGGTCGGCATGGCGGTTTCCGACGTCGTCGCCGGGTACAACCTGGCGGTCGGCGTGCTCGCGGCGCTCGTCGCGCGCGACAGGGCGGGCAAGGGAAACGCCGTCGAGGTCGACCTCTTTTCCTCCACCGTCGCGATGCTCCCCAACTACACGCAGGCTTGCCTCGTCTCCGGAATCGAGGCGGCGCGGTTCGGCACGGCGCACGGCCAGATCGTCCCGTACCAGATGTTCGAGGCGAACGACGGCGCCTTCATCCTGGCCGTCGGAACGGAGAGACAGTTCCGGAACCTCTGCGACAAGGTCGTCCGAAAACCGGAGTGGGGGGCGGACCCGCGGTACTCCTCCAATGCGGCGCGCGTCGAGAACCGGGTCGCCCTCGTGGGCGGGCTCGCGGCGATCTTCGCGACCCGCCCGCGGGACGAATGGCTCGCGCGATGCCGTGACGCCGGCGTGCCGGCGGGGCCGGTCCGCGGCCCGCTCGAAGCGCTCGAGAGCGAGCAGGCGCGCGCCATGGGTCTTCGAGTCAGGGACGGCACGTTCGAGACCGTCGCCTCCCCGATCCGTTTCGCCGGGACGTCAGCGCCGCTTAGCCGTCCGCCGCGCCTCGGCGAGCACACCGACGCGATCCGGCGCGAATTCGATCTGCCGTAA